The genomic interval TGATCAATACCACATCGCGAAAACCCGATTCGGTATCAAGCGAGAAGGCGACCCCTGCGGCCCCCAGGTCACTCCGTACCATTTTTTGAATACCCACCGATAACCCGATGGCAAAGGCATCAAACTGAAATGTATGCCGGTAACTGATGGCCCGGTCGGTAAATAAAGAAGCAAAACAATTGCGAACCGCATCGATCAATTCCGCCGGACCGCGAACATTCAGGTAGGTCTCCTGCTGACCGGCAAAACTGGCATCCGGAAGGTCCTCCGCTGTGGCACTGGAGCGTACCGCTACATCGGTCTGCGATTGGTCGTATTGAGAGGATAAGGCTGAATAGGCTTGTATAATGGCCTCTGCCAGATCCTTCGGAAAATGGGCATTACGGATCAGGGTACGGATCTGCAGGCCTGCCCTGCGCAACGTCTCCACCTTTTCATGATCCACGGTCTCCAGACATTCCCGGATCCTGGACTGTAATCCGGCCGACTCCAAAAAATATTCATACCCCGCTACCGTGATCACAAACCCGTCCGGGATATTTACCCCCAGGGGGGCCAAATGACGGAGCATTTCGCCCAGGGAAGCGTTTTTGCCGCCCACACGTGACAGATCGGCCAGGCCAACCCCGGATAAGGGTAGGATAAAGTCTTGTTGCATAATGTTTTGGATTATGCCACGCAAGGTAGTTTTGATGGGAAGGGGAAATTCAGAAAATACATGGATGAGCCCGGAGGGTACACCGAAATGGTTGATAGACCATTTTTGGGTAAGTAAAAACACTGAACAGATTCAGTTAAAAAACGGGGTCGGGGCGATTATTTTTTAATGCATCTTGAGACCGCCTTAATTGAACCGTTAACCCTTAACCTATCCCGGTGAATTTTCGTCAGCAGCCTGTGAGTTGAAAAGCTCACGGGCTTTTTAATTCCCTGCCTTTACAACTTTTCTGGATAAACTTTGCTCGTTGGTGATTACCTGGATAGTGTAAATGCCTTTGGGTAATGATTGGGTAATGGGAAGGTCAATTGAATTTCTTCCTGCGGTAAGGACTGTCTGCGTTTTAACCAGGATTCGACCGAGGGGATCGACTAATAGAATTTTCGCAATATTGTTTTCGGAACTATTGAGCTCCACCCGGAGGTTACCCGTAAAAGGATTAGGCATAGGTCCGAAGGATAGACCCGATGAAACGTTGTTGAACACTAATACTTTGCTGTATTTATGCCCGCCTGCTGTCTCCAGGCGTAAACGATAGTAGGCCGTGCCAGACAATGGCTGTGGGTCTGTAAAATTATACTCGTTGTTGCCGGATGTTTTCTGATGTCCGGGCTGAATATTAATGGATGTAAACCGGTTGCCATCCGTACTTCTTTCCACGGTATAGGTTACAGGTTCTTCTTCTGGTGTAGTGACCCAGTTCAGGGTAACTAATCCTTGTGCCAATTTTCCTGTAAAGCTGAGCAGCTCGATCGGAAGGATCATACAATCCTCCACGGTCAGTGTGATCACTACCGGATCGGAGAAGGCACAATCGTCATCCGACAGGTTGGAAGAAGTAGTTGCAATAACCAGGCGGTATTGATCTCCGCTATCAGATATGGCCCCTACAAAACTGGGGTAATTGACCGTGTATTCCCAGTTCGATCCATTCCATACCGGTGTTTCCGGACCGCCAGATATTCCTGTCTCCGCCCAGGAAGCACCATTATCCGTGCTCTTCTGCCATTTGTAATAGGTATAGTTGTTAAAGAAGCTATATACGGTCGCGCCGATATCTACCAGGTTATCCTGACAAATAAATGGGTTTGGAGAGGGGTTCAGCTGCAATTCGGGTGAACAGGTGGCTACGGTGATATCATCCAAAGCCCAGTCATTACCTCCTCCACCCGGGGCATTGTTGAAGAACTTCAGGTTGATACTTGTTTCTGACGGACCCGTGAGATAAGTAAACCCTTTTTTCACCCACTGACCTGAATAGGACAGGTTTCCGGTGGTATAATAATCCAGGCCGTTTACTTCAAACGTTATATTGGGGGCAACTCCTGAAGAGTCACCGGTTCCCGTAGGAATATAGAATACAGGCCCGGCCGAATTCGAAGCACCCTTCCCATTTGAGTCACAACCACACTTGGAACAAATATTACGCATCCAGCAGGAGATCTCGTAATAGGTATTTGGACAAAGTCCGGATATGGTTTGTTGAAAGGCCGAGTCGATGCGATAGGCAGCGTTCACGATCAGCATGTATCCTCCATTATTGTCGGCCACCGTATCAGTCGGGTTGTTGCCCAGGAAAGGATCGGCTGCACCCGTATGGTCACCAATAATATCCCATACCGAGAATACCCGATGGGTTGTCAATGGCCCGGCACCATCCGGATCAGGGTCGGGTTTATTCCAGGTATTGACCGTGGTATAACCAAATTCAGTAGAGGTATTATTAGCAATACCGTAGCTATAGTCGTTCGGGCTATTGGTTGTAAAGATGCGATAGGTATATCCAGGAGGAACATTTCCAGAGGTCCCTCGATTGCGTGTTGGACCAGAACCAAAAGATCCATTGAATTCTGTCCCTATCGCATTTACCCCAATTGCATTGGAGCAAACCCCATAGTTTGTATAGATAGCAAGGGTATTGGAAGGAAAGGTATAGGAAGTGAGAAGCCCCGGATTTGCCCGATAGGTAATCGTACCCCCTCCCGTACTGATTGTACCACCCAGACCAGCTGTTACTTGAACCTGATAGGAGGCGATCATGATACATGTATTTGAAAAAAAGGAGGGCTTATGGGTGTTGCGGATTCGGCCCCTCCGAAAGGCAGTGGCCGGAACATCCGTTGGATTATATCCCATATTGATGGTGATATTCGACCCTACGATCTGACCGGGATCATCCAAAGCACCATCGGTAAATTGCTTGTAAACCTTTCCCTCATTGGTCAGTACCCGTATAGTACCCGGTAAATAAACCGTGCCGGCGGGGATCACATCTGTAAAACGCATACTGTCGTAAGCACCAGAACGGACCACCACCGATGCCCTTATTTCAAGGGTATCACCGGGTTCAATGGTTCCTCCGTTCAATCCCTTTGTAACATTGATATAACTTTTACCAAAATCTATGTTCTGTGCAAACAAGGAACCCGCCTGCAGGGAGAAGATCCCTGCAAAAAGGATGGCCAGGTAGCCAAACCGTATGGATTCAATTCGTACAGTTTTCGTCATAGATACGGATTTCTTCAATTTTACTTTCAGTTGTTAGTTGTGAATCGTGAGACGTGAATCGTGAGTCATCTATACTCAGAAAATTCACTATTCACCTCTCACGCCTCACCTCTCACGCCTCACGTCTTACGCCTCACGCCTCACGCCTCACTTCTTACGCCTCACGTCTCACGCCTCACCTCTCACGCCTCACGCCTCACGCCTCTCTTCCTCCATTTCGAACGAAAAGGTATTAAATAGTTTAATCCCCCCTTAATGATAACTACTTAGGAAAAACGTGGGTTTTTTTCAGGTAGTCATATCAGGAAAAGCACTATTTCAGGAAACTAACTTTATGAGTAACTTAGAGTTAGCTACCTTAAAATTTTAATCCATGAGAATCATCCGAACCTGTCTGCCCATTTTACTTTTTCTAAGTGCCACAATTAAGGGTTTTCCCCAATCGGAACCCTTTTCTAAGAGAGTGGTAGCCAGTGCATTCAACTCCGCGTGGGAAGTTGTTTACGGACCCAATGATTCCCTATGGGTAACGGAAAATCGTACCTGGAAAGTATATCGGGTTGATATTGCTACGGGAACAAAAACCACTGTATTGGATCTGCGTTCGGGGCCTGGTGCTGATGCGACCATCAATTTTCCCACCGGATCAGGCACACAACCTCAGGGCGGCATGATGGGACTGGCACTTCACCCGAATTTATATTCCTCCGATCCGGCAGTTCGGGAAGCCAAACCCTGGGTCTATATGGCCTATGTTTATGAAAGAAATGCGTGCCCGGGTACAAATACATCCTGCGTTTTCACCACAAAGATTGTTCGGTATGATTATTTGTCAAATACATTAACCAACCCGGTTATTGTCCTGGATGATATTCCCGGTAGTAGCGATCATAATTCGGGTCGACTGGTGATTGGACCTACTATCGAAGCTGGTGCGGACGCCGCCCATACCCAGTATCGGCTTTATTATACCGTTGGAGATATGGGTGCAGGACAGTTTTTAAATACTACACGCACCAACAATGCCCTTGCGGTGGATGTGATGGAGGGTAAAGTCCTTCGCATCAACACCGAATCGGATGGGGATGCCGGACTTGATGCATGGGTGCCCAATGACAACCAGTTTTTTAATGCGTCTATAATTACTGCTCAGGATTATGTGTACAGCTATGGACATCGGAATGCCCAGGGGCTGGTATGGGGAAATGTGGGGGGTACAGATCGACTCTACAGCAACGAACAAATGGACCGTACAGATGATGAGGTAAATATCATTGAAAAAGGAAAGAGTTATGGCTGGGATGATGTGTCGGGATATTGTGATGATAATGTGAACGGGTATAAGATCGGACAAACACCGAGTGCGGATGAAAATGCCTATTGCAGTATAACCCCCGATCACCGTGAGCCCATCTTCACTTTGTTTACTACGAACGCTGCCGGGATGCCTGCCCTGATGGCACAATCAAATAACCAACTCTGGCCTACGGTAGCCCTGTCCAGTATCGACTTCTATGGGTACAATGTAATTCCCGGATGGAATGCCTCGCTGGTTATGACACCATTGAAAAAAGATTTTGTTTACCGGATAAAACTGAATGCTACCGGTGATGCGGTTACCGGTGATACGATCACCTATTTTCGGGGAGATGGAAACCGGATACGCCGTGTTACCGTCGCCCCGGATGGATTACGTTTTTATGTAGCCCGCGATGCAAGTGCCACCAGCAATGGGGGTACCATCATGGAGTATACCTATACCGGTACAACCCTGGCTTTACACGACGGCCCACGAAATGGACCACGTATTGTACGCGACCTGGTAAAGGTTTATCCCAACCCGGTTGCAGATATTGTATTTATTCGTGGATTGCGCGAAATGAAGAAACCCGTTCGTGCAGAGATCTATGATATTATGGGGCAATTGCGGATTACGCAGGTGTCGTCACGAAATGACTTTTCACTAGATCTTTCTTCTTTGAAAAAGGGAATTTATTTATTAAAGCTTTATAACGGGAATGAACAAGAGGTGCAGGTTGAAAAGCTGATTCGATAGCCTTTAAAGGATAGGCTTGGAAAAGCGGGGTTGATTTCACGGATTGTTTCATGTTACAAGGCTTTTTTACAGGATATGATAACGTTAAATTAGAGCGTTTCTTTTTGAAATCATAGAATTTTAACAAAAATAAACCACAGAGACACAGAGACCCGGAGGATATGAATTGATTATCAGCAATATATTCTCTGTTTCGCCGTGTCTCTGTGGTACGAAAACTCAAATTTTCCCTACCATCTTCGCCGGCACCACCCACTCATCAAACTCCGCCGGGGTCAGGTATCCGAGGCTCACGGCCATTTCCTTCAATGTTGTTCCCTGCTTGTGTGCTTTCTGCGCGATCTCCGCAGCTTTGTAATACCCGATCTTGGTATTTAAGGCAGTAACCAGCATCAATGAATTATCTACATGTTTTTTGATATTGGCAGCAATCGGCTCTATACCCACTGCACAACGATCATTAAAGCTTACACAACCATCACCGATCAACCGGGCACTGTGCAGGAAATTATAGATCATCACCGGTTTGAATACATTCAATTCAAAATGCCCCGTAGCTCCACCGATATTGATGGCTACATCATTTCCCATGACCTGAGCCGCGATCATCGTCAAAGCCTCACACTGGGTAGGGTTTACTTTTCCCGGCATGATGGAAGAACCGGGTTCGTTGTCGGGAATAAAGATCTCGCCGATCCCACTCCTGGGACCGCTTGACAACATCCGGATATCGTTGGCGATCTTCATCAGACTTACAGCCACCGTTTTCAATGCGCCATGTGCTTCCACTATGGCATCATGTGCCGCAAGGGCCTCAAATTTATTCTTGGCTGTGATAAAGGGTATTTTGGTCAAACGCGCAATGTGTTTGGCTACATTCACATCATAGTTGGGTGGTGTATTGATCCCTGTTCCCACCGCAGTACCCCCCAGGGCGAGTTCACTCAGGTGGGCCAATGAATTTTTAATGGCCTTCAATCCATGATCCAATTGAGATACGTACCCGCTAAATTCCTGTCCAAGCGTCAATGGTGTGGCATCCATAAAATGGGTACGACCGATCTTCACCACCTTCTTGAACTTCTTTGCTTTTTTGTCCAGGGTATTTCGCAGTTTTTCTATTCCCGGGATCGTGGTCTCCATTAAGATCTTATAGGCCGCAATATGCATGGCTGTCGGAAACGTATCATTCGATGACTGGGATTTATTTACATCATCATTCGGGTGCAGGTATTTGGTTTTATCATCCAGTTTTCCACCATTGAGTACATGCCCACGATAGGCCACCACTTCATTTACATTCATATTACTCTGGGTACCAGAGCCGGTTTGCCATACCACCAATGGGAAATAATCATCGAGTTTCCCTTCCAGGATCTCTTTGCACACTTTGCCGATCAGGTCTGCTTTTTTCTTGGGCAACACACCGGCTTCATAGTTGGTGATAGCAGCGGCATGTTTCAGGTAAGCAAATGCCCGAATGATCTCCTTGGGCATCCGGTTGATGTCCTGGGCA from Chitinophagales bacterium carries:
- a CDS encoding T9SS type A sorting domain-containing protein, giving the protein MTKTVRIESIRFGYLAILFAGIFSLQAGSLFAQNIDFGKSYINVTKGLNGGTIEPGDTLEIRASVVVRSGAYDSMRFTDVIPAGTVYLPGTIRVLTNEGKVYKQFTDGALDDPGQIVGSNITINMGYNPTDVPATAFRRGRIRNTHKPSFFSNTCIMIASYQVQVTAGLGGTISTGGGTITYRANPGLLTSYTFPSNTLAIYTNYGVCSNAIGVNAIGTEFNGSFGSGPTRNRGTSGNVPPGYTYRIFTTNSPNDYSYGIANNTSTEFGYTTVNTWNKPDPDPDGAGPLTTHRVFSVWDIIGDHTGAADPFLGNNPTDTVADNNGGYMLIVNAAYRIDSAFQQTISGLCPNTYYEISCWMRNICSKCGCDSNGKGASNSAGPVFYIPTGTGDSSGVAPNITFEVNGLDYYTTGNLSYSGQWVKKGFTYLTGPSETSINLKFFNNAPGGGGNDWALDDITVATCSPELQLNPSPNPFICQDNLVDIGATVYSFFNNYTYYKWQKSTDNGASWAETGISGGPETPVWNGSNWEYTVNYPSFVGAISDSGDQYRLVIATTSSNLSDDDCAFSDPVVITLTVEDCMILPIELLSFTGKLAQGLVTLNWVTTPEEEPVTYTVERSTDGNRFTSINIQPGHQKTSGNNEYNFTDPQPLSGTAYYRLRLETAGGHKYSKVLVFNNVSSGLSFGPMPNPFTGNLRVELNSSENNIAKILLVDPLGRILVKTQTVLTAGRNSIDLPITQSLPKGIYTIQVITNEQSLSRKVVKAGN
- a CDS encoding PQQ-dependent sugar dehydrogenase, with translation MRIIRTCLPILLFLSATIKGFPQSEPFSKRVVASAFNSAWEVVYGPNDSLWVTENRTWKVYRVDIATGTKTTVLDLRSGPGADATINFPTGSGTQPQGGMMGLALHPNLYSSDPAVREAKPWVYMAYVYERNACPGTNTSCVFTTKIVRYDYLSNTLTNPVIVLDDIPGSSDHNSGRLVIGPTIEAGADAAHTQYRLYYTVGDMGAGQFLNTTRTNNALAVDVMEGKVLRINTESDGDAGLDAWVPNDNQFFNASIITAQDYVYSYGHRNAQGLVWGNVGGTDRLYSNEQMDRTDDEVNIIEKGKSYGWDDVSGYCDDNVNGYKIGQTPSADENAYCSITPDHREPIFTLFTTNAAGMPALMAQSNNQLWPTVALSSIDFYGYNVIPGWNASLVMTPLKKDFVYRIKLNATGDAVTGDTITYFRGDGNRIRRVTVAPDGLRFYVARDASATSNGGTIMEYTYTGTTLALHDGPRNGPRIVRDLVKVYPNPVADIVFIRGLREMKKPVRAEIYDIMGQLRITQVSSRNDFSLDLSSLKKGIYLLKLYNGNEQEVQVEKLIR
- the fumC gene encoding class II fumarate hydratase → MEYRIEKDTMGEVKVPVDAYYGAQTQRSIDNFKIAQDINRMPKEIIRAFAYLKHAAAITNYEAGVLPKKKADLIGKVCKEILEGKLDDYFPLVVWQTGSGTQSNMNVNEVVAYRGHVLNGGKLDDKTKYLHPNDDVNKSQSSNDTFPTAMHIAAYKILMETTIPGIEKLRNTLDKKAKKFKKVVKIGRTHFMDATPLTLGQEFSGYVSQLDHGLKAIKNSLAHLSELALGGTAVGTGINTPPNYDVNVAKHIARLTKIPFITAKNKFEALAAHDAIVEAHGALKTVAVSLMKIANDIRMLSSGPRSGIGEIFIPDNEPGSSIMPGKVNPTQCEALTMIAAQVMGNDVAINIGGATGHFELNVFKPVMIYNFLHSARLIGDGCVSFNDRCAVGIEPIAANIKKHVDNSLMLVTALNTKIGYYKAAEIAQKAHKQGTTLKEMAVSLGYLTPAEFDEWVVPAKMVGKI